Genomic DNA from Streptomyces sp. AM 2-1-1:
GAGCGGCTCGCGGAGCTCGGCGCGCACGGCGTGACCTTCCACGACGACGACCTGATCCCGTTCGGGTCCTCCGACACCGAGCGCGCCCGGCTGATCGGCCGGTTCAAGGACGCCCTGGAGCGCACCGGCCTCAAGGTCCCGATGGCGACCACCAACCTGTTCACGCACCCCGTGTTCAAGGACGGCGGCTTCACCTCCAACGACCGCGACGTCCGCCGCTTCGCGCTGCGCAAGGTCATCCGCAACATCGACCTCGCCGCCGAACTCGGCGCCCAGACCTACGTCGCCTGGGGCGGCCGCGAGGGCGCCGAGTCCGGCGGCGCCAAGGACGTCCGCGACGCCCTCGACCGCATGAAGGAGGGCTTCGACCTCCTGGGCGAGTACGTCACCGACCAGGGCTACGACATCCGCTTCGCGATCGAGCCCAAGCCCAACGAGCCCCGCGGCGACATCCTCCTGCCCACCGTCGGCCACGCCCTCGCCTTCATCGAGCGCCTGGAACGCCCCGAGCTCTACGGCGTCAACCCCGAGGTCGGCCACGAGCAGATGGCCGGACTCAACTTCCCCCACGCCATCGCCCAGGCCCTGTGGGCCGGCAAGCTCTACCACATCGACCTCAACGGCCAGTCCGGCATCAAGTACGACCAGGACTTCCGCTTCGGCGCCGGCGACCTGCGCCAGGCCTTCTGGCTCGTCGACCTCCTGGAGAACTCCGACTACACCGGACCGCGCCACTTCGACTTCAAGCCGGTGCGCACCGACGGCTTCGACGGCGTCTGGGAATCCGCGAAGAACTGCATGCGCAACTACCTGATCCTCAAGGACCGCGCCGCCGCCTTCCGCGCCGACCCCGCCGTCCAGGAAGCCCTCACCGCCTCCCGCCTCGACGAACTCGCCACCCCCACCGCCGCCGACGGCCTCAAGGGACTCCTCGCCGACACCACCGCCTACGAGACCTTCGACGTCACCGCCGCCGCCGAACGCTCCATGGCCTTCGAAGCCCTCGACCAGCTCGCCCTGGACCACCTCCTCGGCGTCCGCTGACCCCGACGGTCAGGGGTGCCCCGCGCACGGTCGTGCGGGGCACCCCCGCCGGGTACGGAACCAGCCGGACCCGTACCCGGGGCACGACCCCCTCTCCCGGAGACACCGGTGTCTCCGGGAGTCCGGCCCACTCCCCACGCAAGGGCACCCCGTGACAGCACATATAACGGACGGATCGCGCCAGCGGCGCCGCCGTCTCGACCGGCGGGTCGTCGTCCCGCTCACCGTTGTCTCCGCGCTCGTCGGCGCCGTCGCTCTCTCGGGCTGCGGTGCGCAGCGGGACGAGAGCGTGTTCACCGTCCTGAACTCCTCGACGGACGACTCGTACCACGGCTGGGACGCGGCGACGCTGAAGCGCTGCAGCAAGCAGCTGGGCGTCACCATCGAGCAGCAGTCCGTCCCGGCCGCGCAGGTCATGACGAAGTCGTTGCGGATGGCCTCCTCGAAGTCGCTGCCCGACATCATCCAGTTCGACGGTTCCGAGATGCCGACGTTCGCCGAGACCGGCGGTCTGCTGGACCTGAAGAAGCTGGGCGTCTCCACCGCGGACATCCCCGAGGGCATCCTGGACTACGGCTCGTACAAGGGCACGTACTACGGGGCCGCGCGCACGGTGAACACCCTCGCGCTCTTCTACAACAAGGACATCCTCGACAAGGCCGGCCTGCCGGTGCCCACCACGTGGGCCGAGATGCGGTCGACGGCCGAGAAGCTCACGAAGAGCGGGAGCTACGGCGTCGCGCTGAGCGCGGGCGGCGCGGAGGACGGGGTCTACCAGTTCACCCCGTTCATGTGGTCCAACGGCGGTGACGAGACCGCCCTCGACAGCCCTCGGGTGGTCGAGGCGCTGGACTACTGGAAGTCGCTCATCAAGGACGGCTCGCTCTCGAAGTCCACGGTCAACTGGACCCAGGCCGACGTCAACGACCAGTTCATGGCGGGCAACGCGGCCATGATGATCAACGGTCCGTGGCAGGTCGAGACGCTCAACACCAAGAAGAACCTGCACTGGGGCATCGCGCAGATCCCGGTCCCGGAGGCCGGCGAGGACTCGGTGGGCCCGCTGGGCGGCGGCATGCTCACCATCCCCGACGTCGGTGACACCGCGCGGGAGAAGACCTCCGCGAAGATCGTCAACTGCATGACCAGCGAGCAGGAGGAAGTCACCTACGCGCTGAACAGCTGGATGATCCCCGCCAACCAGAAGGCCGCGGCCGTGTGGCGCGAGAAGGTCCCGTCGCTGAGCTCGCTCGCCGACCAGGTCGCCACGGCCCGCTCGCGCACCGCGAAGCTCGGTTCCGGCTGGACCTCGGTCTCGCTGGCCCTGCAGAGCGCCTTCCAGTCGGCCCTCACGGGGCAGTCCAGTGAGTCGGCCCTCAAGCACGCCCAGCAGCGTGTCGAGAGCGGGAACTGAGGTATCTGAACATGTCGTCCACCGCTGCTTCCGCATCCACCGCGCCCACCCCGGCGGCCCCCGCCCCCGAGGCGGTCCCCGCGGCCAAGAGTCCGAAGCCGGGCTCGCTCAAGCGCCGCCGCACGCTGGCCCAGT
This window encodes:
- the xylA gene encoding xylose isomerase; translation: MSDRFSPTSADKFTFGLWTVGWRGNDPFGEPTRPALDPVESVERLAELGAHGVTFHDDDLIPFGSSDTERARLIGRFKDALERTGLKVPMATTNLFTHPVFKDGGFTSNDRDVRRFALRKVIRNIDLAAELGAQTYVAWGGREGAESGGAKDVRDALDRMKEGFDLLGEYVTDQGYDIRFAIEPKPNEPRGDILLPTVGHALAFIERLERPELYGVNPEVGHEQMAGLNFPHAIAQALWAGKLYHIDLNGQSGIKYDQDFRFGAGDLRQAFWLVDLLENSDYTGPRHFDFKPVRTDGFDGVWESAKNCMRNYLILKDRAAAFRADPAVQEALTASRLDELATPTAADGLKGLLADTTAYETFDVTAAAERSMAFEALDQLALDHLLGVR
- a CDS encoding sugar ABC transporter substrate-binding protein, whose amino-acid sequence is MTAHITDGSRQRRRRLDRRVVVPLTVVSALVGAVALSGCGAQRDESVFTVLNSSTDDSYHGWDAATLKRCSKQLGVTIEQQSVPAAQVMTKSLRMASSKSLPDIIQFDGSEMPTFAETGGLLDLKKLGVSTADIPEGILDYGSYKGTYYGAARTVNTLALFYNKDILDKAGLPVPTTWAEMRSTAEKLTKSGSYGVALSAGGAEDGVYQFTPFMWSNGGDETALDSPRVVEALDYWKSLIKDGSLSKSTVNWTQADVNDQFMAGNAAMMINGPWQVETLNTKKNLHWGIAQIPVPEAGEDSVGPLGGGMLTIPDVGDTAREKTSAKIVNCMTSEQEEVTYALNSWMIPANQKAAAVWREKVPSLSSLADQVATARSRTAKLGSGWTSVSLALQSAFQSALTGQSSESALKHAQQRVESGN